The Trichocoleus sp. FACHB-46 genome has a segment encoding these proteins:
- a CDS encoding FHA domain-containing protein has product MMGAAPFQIQLSWEEPVTGERRSPVLTVPIALGREFAHMPALMGEQRVCRVVLASDDISRFHALITFEPDGLVVTDQSSINGTLVNGVLHHRSFLANGDTIQIGPYAIAISFAVTPPAPAASPSTPPSLAATQLPDPRFAVTELPSPAEVNLADASFPPALFQNQQVSVQDLFATGLPVQETDYAAIGAGLGSFCWVDLLRICGVHTAQIIALGMEPQPYARYQRLCLNSQIPSHERLRSNSDSCPDNIWGWPSYALREAWHDLSKGRLLLALKYLWQVFAEPTFAETYTPRASNVFASLDREAKRIGWEQMFLYGRVRGIRKTNDGRYAIAYSRSTSQQRDHAFLVARYVQLATGYPAIQFLPDLQAYREQTKDFESVVNAYENHDHVYEHLERQGGTVLIRGRGIVASRIVQRLYEARQKNPHIAVLHLMRSPKPQGNKFGFAQRHVENHYEFQPFNWPKACWSGELRTMLEQADPQQRQSLLAVWGGTTTADRGDWRRMVEEGLSQGWYQITFGEVERVERDDRDRPVTYIQEQNLKGQMRLEADFVIDATGLEAKVKTNPLLDDLVTQYSLPLNPLGRLSVANDFELVEMRNGRGRMYAAGAMTLGGPYAAVDSFLGLQYAALCAVADLAKMRAPSLQRLHPVRSLSQWFKWMIGQPPS; this is encoded by the coding sequence CCCGCTTCCATGCCTTGATCACCTTCGAGCCAGATGGCTTAGTCGTGACCGATCAAAGCAGCATTAATGGCACGCTAGTCAACGGAGTGCTGCATCATCGCAGTTTCTTGGCCAACGGCGACACGATCCAGATTGGCCCCTATGCGATCGCCATTTCCTTCGCCGTCACTCCTCCTGCACCTGCCGCATCTCCTTCAACTCCACCTTCTCTGGCGGCAACTCAGTTACCTGATCCTCGTTTTGCCGTCACAGAGTTGCCGAGTCCCGCAGAGGTCAATCTAGCTGATGCCTCTTTTCCACCCGCTCTGTTCCAAAATCAGCAAGTCTCAGTACAAGATTTGTTTGCCACAGGGTTACCCGTTCAAGAAACTGACTACGCTGCGATCGGAGCAGGGTTAGGTAGCTTCTGCTGGGTTGATTTGTTGCGGATTTGTGGAGTCCACACAGCCCAAATTATTGCTTTAGGCATGGAGCCTCAGCCCTATGCTCGCTATCAACGTCTCTGCCTCAACTCTCAGATTCCCTCGCATGAACGGCTGCGCTCCAACTCTGATTCTTGCCCGGACAATATTTGGGGCTGGCCCAGCTATGCGTTGCGGGAAGCTTGGCACGACTTGAGCAAAGGCAGACTCCTTCTAGCACTAAAATATCTGTGGCAGGTATTTGCCGAGCCAACCTTTGCTGAAACCTATACCCCACGGGCTAGCAATGTCTTTGCATCTCTCGATCGCGAAGCTAAACGGATCGGTTGGGAGCAAATGTTTCTCTACGGGCGGGTGCGGGGAATTCGCAAAACCAATGATGGACGGTACGCGATCGCCTATTCTCGCTCAACCTCGCAGCAACGCGATCATGCCTTCTTGGTGGCCCGCTATGTGCAACTTGCCACCGGATATCCCGCGATTCAGTTTTTGCCTGACTTGCAAGCTTATCGCGAGCAAACGAAAGACTTTGAATCGGTGGTGAATGCTTACGAAAATCACGACCATGTGTATGAACACTTGGAACGGCAGGGGGGCACTGTATTAATTCGAGGGCGGGGGATTGTAGCCTCGCGGATTGTGCAGCGGCTCTACGAAGCGCGGCAAAAAAATCCTCACATTGCGGTTTTGCATTTGATGCGCTCGCCCAAACCGCAAGGCAACAAGTTTGGCTTCGCCCAACGTCACGTCGAAAATCATTACGAATTTCAACCGTTCAATTGGCCGAAAGCTTGCTGGAGCGGGGAGCTGCGAACCATGCTAGAGCAAGCCGATCCGCAACAGCGGCAGAGTCTTTTAGCAGTTTGGGGTGGCACGACTACAGCCGATCGCGGAGATTGGCGACGCATGGTAGAAGAGGGGCTGAGTCAAGGTTGGTATCAAATTACTTTTGGGGAAGTCGAACGGGTAGAACGAGACGATCGCGATCGCCCTGTGACCTACATTCAAGAACAAAACTTGAAGGGGCAGATGCGCTTGGAAGCAGATTTTGTCATTGATGCCACGGGTTTAGAAGCAAAGGTCAAAACAAACCCGCTTCTAGATGATTTGGTGACGCAGTACAGTTTGCCGCTCAACCCGTTAGGTCGCTTGAGTGTAGCTAATGATTTTGAGCTGGTAGAAATGCGGAATGGTCGAGGGCGCATGTATGCAGCGGGAGCGATGACGCTAGGTGGCCCCTATGCAGCAGTCGATAGTTTCTTAGGCTTACAATATGCGGCTCTTTGCGCAGTGGCAGACTTAGCAAAAATGCGCGCTCCTAGTTTGCAACGCTTACACCCTGTGCGATCGCTGAGTCAGTGGTTCAAGTGGATGATTGGGCAACCTCCCTCTTAA
- a CDS encoding DUF4332 domain-containing protein: MRTRDRHRSGSRPQPLRPCSWPIEQLPGLSQEDQTRLQDHGIHTTQQLLQQAATPTQKQHLAAQLQIHIQHVNKWVALADLAKIPNVGCQYCGLLLHAGIASCAQLAQTPLHRLHPQIMRLQVAMMQRPDLCPPVEAVAIWMQQARSLTASSILTTGSK, translated from the coding sequence ATGCGTACGCGCGATCGCCATCGTTCTGGGTCTCGTCCTCAACCCCTAAGGCCCTGTAGCTGGCCCATTGAACAACTGCCAGGTCTGAGCCAAGAAGACCAGACTCGATTACAAGATCACGGCATTCACACTACTCAACAGCTATTGCAGCAAGCTGCTACACCAACTCAGAAACAGCACCTAGCGGCTCAACTGCAAATCCATATTCAGCATGTCAACAAATGGGTGGCTTTAGCTGACCTGGCAAAAATTCCCAATGTGGGCTGTCAATATTGCGGGCTGTTGCTACATGCAGGGATTGCCTCTTGCGCTCAACTCGCCCAAACACCCTTGCATCGGCTGCATCCCCAAATTATGCGTCTGCAAGTTGCCATGATGCAGCGACCTGATTTGTGTCCTCCTGTGGAAGCAGTGGCGATCTGGATGCAACAGGCGCGATCGCTCACAGCTAGCTCTATTCTGACAACAGGATCTAAATAG
- a CDS encoding MarC family protein: MQQLLAEVTATFLALLPIANPVGAVPLFYSLTALDSKAYRQAQARKTSLNVICVLIIFFLAGRLILEFFDLSLGVLRIAGGLLIAHTAWEMVTVRPRLTPPEREEVAEKEDISFTPMAVPMLSGPGAIGVVMGLSARSSHLLDHLGALIGILLLGGMIYFCLSVGDRVMARLGKSGVGAFNRVLGFFILAIAVQFIAEGTIALLKDSLPELFN; the protein is encoded by the coding sequence ATGCAGCAACTTCTAGCTGAAGTCACCGCTACTTTTCTGGCTCTACTCCCCATTGCCAACCCCGTTGGGGCGGTACCTTTGTTCTATAGCTTAACCGCTTTAGATTCCAAAGCTTATCGTCAGGCGCAGGCTCGGAAAACCTCACTGAATGTGATTTGCGTCTTGATTATCTTTTTTCTAGCGGGCAGGCTGATTTTAGAATTTTTTGATCTTTCCTTAGGAGTCTTACGAATTGCGGGGGGCTTGCTAATCGCACACACGGCTTGGGAAATGGTGACTGTACGACCCAGGCTCACTCCCCCAGAACGAGAGGAAGTTGCAGAAAAAGAAGATATTTCCTTCACGCCAATGGCTGTGCCCATGTTGAGCGGTCCGGGTGCGATTGGTGTAGTGATGGGTTTGTCAGCGAGATCAAGCCATTTGCTGGACCATTTAGGCGCTCTGATCGGAATTCTGCTACTAGGTGGCATGATCTACTTTTGCCTTTCCGTAGGCGATCGCGTCATGGCTCGTTTAGGTAAGAGTGGCGTGGGCGCTTTCAACCGCGTTTTAGGATTTTTCATTTTGGCGATCGCCGTACAGTTCATTGCCGAAGGGACGATCGCCCTCCTCAAAGATTCGCTTCCGGAGCTATTCAACTAG
- a CDS encoding YggT family protein, translated as MNSSVALLTDTFATFLNIYVVLLIFRILLSWFPNISWSDPPFSIVSQLTDPYLNLFRSFIPPLGGMDFSPILAIFLLQFLAQIFSSLQQGSYGI; from the coding sequence ATGAATTCCTCAGTAGCGCTGCTGACTGATACCTTTGCTACTTTCCTGAATATCTATGTGGTTCTGTTGATTTTCCGGATTCTTTTAAGCTGGTTTCCTAACATTAGCTGGTCTGATCCACCGTTCTCCATCGTGAGCCAGTTAACGGATCCTTACCTCAACTTATTCCGCTCTTTTATTCCTCCCTTGGGTGGCATGGATTTTTCCCCCATTTTGGCTATTTTCCTGCTGCAATTTTTGGCTCAGATTTTCAGCAGCTTGCAGCAGGGTTCCTACGGGATCTAA
- a CDS encoding shikimate dehydrogenase: protein MKLITGTTKLLGVIGDPIKHSLSPVMHNAAIAALDLDYVYVALPVAPSDLATAIAGFAAIDLRGFSITIPHKQAIIPLLNQVSDVAQAIGAVNTVWRTEQGWSGTNTDVIGFLAPLKIYDRDWSQTTAVILGNGGAARAVVAGCAQLGCAAVKVVGRDRQKLAAFQQSWVTSPIPVELTIHAWEELPSLLPDAGLIVNSTPIGMHPHDQASPLEDAIATKIAAGAIAYDLIYTPSPTRFLRQAQQQEAIAIDGLEMLVQQGAAALEIWVGQTAPVEVMRQALRDYLGL, encoded by the coding sequence ATGAAGTTAATAACAGGCACAACTAAACTTTTGGGTGTGATTGGAGACCCGATCAAGCATTCGCTCTCACCCGTGATGCACAATGCGGCGATCGCAGCGCTGGATTTGGATTACGTTTATGTAGCTCTGCCCGTCGCACCATCAGATTTAGCCACGGCGATCGCTGGATTTGCTGCCATTGACCTACGCGGATTCAGTATTACGATTCCGCACAAACAAGCCATTATTCCCTTACTGAATCAGGTGTCGGATGTGGCGCAGGCGATTGGGGCTGTGAACACGGTTTGGCGCACAGAGCAAGGCTGGAGCGGCACGAATACAGATGTGATTGGTTTTCTGGCTCCCCTCAAAATCTACGATCGCGATTGGAGCCAAACAACGGCGGTGATTTTAGGCAATGGTGGTGCGGCGCGGGCAGTCGTAGCAGGGTGTGCTCAGTTGGGTTGCGCGGCGGTGAAGGTCGTGGGGCGCGATCGCCAAAAGTTAGCGGCGTTTCAACAAAGTTGGGTTACTTCTCCGATTCCGGTTGAGCTGACGATTCATGCTTGGGAGGAGTTGCCGAGTCTTTTGCCTGATGCGGGTTTGATTGTGAACAGTACGCCGATTGGCATGCATCCCCATGATCAAGCATCGCCATTAGAAGACGCAATCGCGACCAAGATTGCGGCAGGTGCGATCGCTTATGACTTGATCTATACGCCGAGCCCCACACGGTTTTTGCGACAAGCGCAGCAGCAAGAAGCGATCGCGATCGATGGGTTGGAGATGCTGGTACAGCAGGGAGCAGCGGCCCTGGAAATTTGGGTGGGGCAGACGGCTCCGGTGGAGGTGATGCGGCAAGCGTTGCGGGATTATTTGGGCTTGTAG